A single window of Stigmatopora nigra isolate UIUO_SnigA chromosome 20, RoL_Snig_1.1, whole genome shotgun sequence DNA harbors:
- the LOC144213747 gene encoding ras-related protein Rab-39B, with the protein MEAIWLYQFRLIVIGDSTVGKSCLIRRFTEGRFAQVSDPTVGVDFFSRLVEIEPGKRIKLQIWDTAGQERFRSITRAYYRNSVGGLLLFDIANRRSFQNVHEWLEEARSHVQPHSIVFLLVGHKCDLEAQRQVSRQEAERLAGAYGMRYVETSARDAVNVERAFTELTKDIFALVRSGDIAVQEGWEGVKSGLVPNVVHSSEEVTHSDRRCLC; encoded by the exons ATGGAGGCCATCTGGCTCTATCAGTTCCGCCTGATCGTGATCGGCGACTCCACCGTGGGCAAGTCGTGCCTGATCCGCCGCTTCACCGAGGGCCGCTTCGCCCAGGTGTCGGACCCCACCGTGGGCGTGGACTTCTTCTCCAGGCTGGTGGAGATTGAGCCGGGCAAGCGGATCAAGCTGCAGATTTGGGACACGGCGGGCCAGGAGCGATTCAG GTCCATCACTCGGGCCTACTACCGCAACTCGGTGGGCGGGCTGCTCCTCTTTGACATCGCCAACCGCCGCTCCTTCCAGAACGTGCACGAGTGGCTGGAGGAGGCCCGGAGTCACGTCCAACCGCACAGCATCGTCTTCCTGCTGGTGGGACACAAATGTGATCTGGAGGCGCAGCGGCAG GTGAGCCGGCAGGAAGCCGAACGACTGGCGGGAGCCTACGGCATGCGCTACGTGGAGACGTCGGCGCGCGACGCCGTCAACGTGGAGCGCGCCTTCACCGAGCTGACCAAAGACATCTTCGCCCTGGTGCGCTCCGGCGACATCGCCGTCCAGGAAGGCTGGGAGGGCGTCAAGAGCGGCTTGGTCCCCAACGTGGTCCACTCTTCCGAGGAGGTGACGCACAGTGACCGCCGCTGCCTCTGCTGA
- the vbp1 gene encoding prefoldin subunit 3: MATTVDSNSVQAVKKKHLGIPEAVFVEDVDSFMKLPGNEKADSALRKLDEQYQKYKYMEVNLSQKKLRLRNQIPQIKQTLEILRHMQKKKDAPDAMETHFMLADNVYCRASVPPTDKVCLWLGANVMLEYHIDDARALLEKNLATATRNLETLEEDLDFLRDQFTTTEVNMARVYNWDVKRRSRENLLKSEDKS, from the exons ATGGCGACCACCGTGGACAGCAATTCCGTGCAGGCAGTCAAGAAAAAGCACCTCGGTATCCCCGAAGCGGTCTTCGTG GAGGACGTGGACTCCTTCATGAAGCTGCCCGGCAACGAGAAGGCGGACTCGGCCCTGAGGAAGCTGGACGAGCAGTACCAGAAGTACAAATACATGGAAGTCAACCTGTCGCAGAAGAAGCTCAG GTTGAGGAACCAGATCCCGCAGATCAAGCAGACGCTGGAAATCCTGAGACACATGCAGAAGAAGAAA GACGCCCCGGACGCCATGGAGACCCACTTCATGCTGGCCGACAACGTCTACTGCAGAGCCTCGGTGCCGCCCACCGACAAAGTCTGCCTCTGGCTGGGC GCAAACGTCATGCTGGAGTACCACATCGACGACGCTCGGGCCCTGCTGGAAAAGAACCTGGCTACGGCCACGCGGAACCTGGAGACgctggaggaggacctggattTCTTACGGGACCAGTTCACCACCACCGAAGTCA ACATGGCACGGGTCTACAACTGGGACGTGAAGAGGAGGAGCAGAGAGAACCTCCTCAAATCGGAAGACAAGTCTTAA